A region from the Pseudomonas promysalinigenes genome encodes:
- a CDS encoding TetR/AcrR family transcriptional regulator, translated as MKTRDRILECALQLFNQQGEPNVSTLEIANELGISPGNLYYHFHGKEPLIHGLFDRFEEALMPLLDPPLELRLEAEDYWLFLHLIVERMAQYRFLFQDLSNLTGRLPKLARGMRSLINALKRTLAALLASLKGQGQVVSETQALGQLVEQITLTLMFSLDYQRVLGREGDVGIVVYQVMMLVAPHLQERPRAAAEQLALRYLEG; from the coding sequence ATGAAGACCCGCGACCGTATCCTGGAATGCGCCCTGCAGCTGTTCAACCAGCAGGGCGAGCCCAATGTCTCGACCCTGGAGATCGCCAACGAACTGGGGATCAGCCCCGGTAACCTTTACTACCACTTCCATGGCAAGGAGCCCTTGATTCACGGCTTGTTCGACCGTTTCGAAGAAGCGCTGATGCCGCTGCTCGACCCGCCCCTGGAGCTACGCCTGGAGGCAGAGGACTACTGGTTGTTCCTGCATTTGATCGTCGAACGCATGGCCCAGTACCGCTTTCTGTTCCAGGACCTTTCCAACCTGACCGGGCGCTTGCCCAAACTGGCGCGGGGCATGCGCAGCCTGATCAATGCGCTCAAGCGCACGTTGGCGGCGCTGTTGGCGAGCCTGAAAGGTCAGGGGCAGGTGGTGAGTGAGACACAGGCGTTGGGGCAACTGGTGGAACAGATCACCCTGACCTTGATGTTCTCGCTGGATTACCAACGGGTGCTGGGGCGCGAAGGTGATGTGGGGATCGTGGTGTATCAGGTGATGATGCTGGTGGCACCGCATCTGCAGGAACGACCACGGGCAGCGGCGGAGCAACTGGCCCTGCGGTATCTGGAGGGCTAA
- the phaC gene encoding class II poly(R)-hydroxyalkanoic acid synthase gives MSNKNNDELQRQASENTLGLNPIIGIRRKDLLSSARTVLRQAVRQPLHSAKHVAHFGLELKNVLLGKSSLAPEGDDRRFQDPAWSKNPLYRRYLQTYLAWRKELHEWIGNSDLSPQDISRGQFVINLMTEAMAPTNTLSNPAAVKRFFETGGKSLLDGLSNLAKDVVNNGGMPSQVNMDAFEVGKNLGTSEGAVVYRNDVLELIQYSPITEQVHARPLLVVPPQINKFYVFDLSPEKSLARFCLRSQQQTFIISWRNPTKAQREWGLSTYIDALKEAVDAVLAITGSKDLNMLGACSGGITCTALVGHYAALGEQKVNALTLLVSVLDTTVDTDVALFVDEQTLEAAKRHSYQAGVLEGSDMAKVFAWMRPNDLIWNYWVNNYLLGNEPPVFDILFWNNDTTRLPAAFHGDLIEMFKNNPLTRPNALEVCGTAIDLKQVQCDIFSVAGTSDHITPWQSCYRSAHLFGGKIEFVLSNSGHIQSILNPPGNPKARYMTGADRPGDPVAWQENADKHADSWWLHWQRWLGERAGELKKAPTRLGNRAYAAAEAAPGTYVHER, from the coding sequence ATGAGTAACAAGAACAACGATGAGTTGCAGCGGCAAGCCTCGGAAAACACCCTGGGGCTCAACCCGATCATTGGCATTCGCCGCAAAGACTTGCTGAGTTCGGCCCGTACCGTGCTGCGCCAGGCCGTACGCCAACCGCTGCACAGTGCCAAGCACGTGGCGCATTTTGGCCTGGAGCTTAAAAACGTGCTGCTGGGCAAGTCCAGCCTCGCCCCCGAAGGCGACGACCGCCGCTTCCAGGACCCGGCCTGGAGCAAGAACCCTCTTTATCGTCGTTACTTGCAAACCTACCTGGCTTGGCGCAAGGAGCTGCACGAATGGATCGGCAACAGCGACCTGTCGCCACAGGACATCAGCCGTGGCCAGTTCGTCATCAATCTGATGACCGAAGCCATGGCGCCGACCAACACCTTGTCCAACCCGGCCGCGGTCAAACGCTTCTTCGAAACCGGCGGTAAAAGCCTGCTCGATGGGCTGTCCAACCTGGCCAAGGACGTGGTCAACAATGGCGGCATGCCCAGCCAGGTGAACATGGACGCTTTCGAGGTCGGCAAGAACCTTGGCACCAGCGAAGGCGCAGTGGTCTACCGTAACGATGTGCTGGAACTGATCCAGTACAGCCCCATCACCGAACAGGTGCATGCTCGCCCATTGCTGGTGGTGCCGCCTCAAATCAACAAGTTCTACGTCTTCGACCTGAGCCCGGAAAAGAGCCTGGCGCGCTTTTGCCTGCGTTCGCAGCAACAGACCTTCATCATCAGCTGGCGCAACCCGACCAAGGCTCAACGTGAGTGGGGCCTGTCGACCTACATCGACGCGCTCAAGGAAGCGGTGGATGCAGTGCTGGCCATCACCGGCAGCAAAGACCTGAACATGCTCGGCGCCTGCTCCGGCGGCATCACCTGCACCGCCCTGGTGGGCCACTACGCGGCGCTGGGTGAACAGAAGGTCAATGCCCTGACCCTGCTGGTCAGCGTGCTGGACACCACCGTGGACACCGATGTTGCGCTGTTCGTCGATGAACAGACCTTGGAAGCTGCCAAGCGCCACTCCTATCAAGCCGGTGTGCTCGAAGGCAGTGACATGGCCAAGGTATTCGCCTGGATGCGCCCCAACGACCTGATCTGGAACTATTGGGTCAATAACTACCTGCTCGGCAACGAGCCACCCGTCTTCGACATCCTGTTCTGGAACAACGACACGACCCGCTTGCCGGCCGCCTTCCACGGCGACCTGATCGAGATGTTCAAGAACAACCCCTTGACCCGCCCGAATGCCCTGGAAGTGTGCGGCACCGCCATCGACCTCAAGCAGGTCCAATGCGACATCTTCAGTGTTGCCGGCACCTCCGACCACATCACCCCCTGGCAGTCGTGCTACCGCTCAGCGCATCTGTTCGGCGGCAAGATCGAGTTCGTGCTGTCCAACAGTGGCCATATTCAGAGCATCCTCAACCCGCCAGGCAACCCTAAAGCCCGTTACATGACCGGTGCGGATCGCCCAGGTGACCCGGTGGCCTGGCAGGAGAACGCCGACAAGCACGCCGACTCCTGGTGGCTGCACTGGCAGCGCTGGCTGGGCGAACGTGCAGGCGAGCTGAAAAAGGCGCCGACGCGCCTGGGCAACCGTGCCTACGCCGCAGCCGAGGCTGCACCCGGGACCTACGTCCACGAACGTTGA
- a CDS encoding phasin family protein has protein sequence MAGKKNSDKESSSWIGGIEKYSRKIWLAGLGIYSKVDQDGSKLFESLVKDGEKAEKQAKKTAEDVADSAKSSTTSRVSGVKDRALGKWSELEEAFDKRLNSAISRLGVPSRNEIKALHQQVDSLTKQIEKLTGASVTPVSSRAAPAKPAASKSAAKPLAKAPAKATAKTAAAKPAAKTAAAKPAAKPAAAKATAAKPAAKPAAAKKPAVKKAPAKSAAKPAAPAASAPAATAAPAPAAAPANNTASAPVNATPVA, from the coding sequence ATGGCTGGCAAGAAGAATTCCGACAAAGAAAGCAGCTCCTGGATCGGCGGGATCGAGAAGTACTCCCGCAAGATCTGGCTGGCGGGGCTGGGTATCTATTCGAAGGTCGACCAGGACGGCTCGAAGCTGTTCGAATCGTTGGTCAAGGATGGCGAAAAAGCCGAGAAGCAAGCCAAGAAGACCGCGGAAGATGTGGCCGACAGCGCCAAGTCCTCGACCACTTCGCGGGTATCGGGCGTCAAGGACCGTGCGTTGGGCAAATGGAGCGAGCTCGAAGAAGCCTTCGACAAGCGCCTGAACAGCGCTATTTCGCGCCTGGGCGTGCCAAGCCGCAACGAGATCAAGGCATTGCACCAGCAGGTCGACAGCCTGACCAAGCAGATCGAGAAGTTGACCGGTGCCTCGGTTACCCCGGTCTCCTCGCGTGCTGCGCCAGCCAAGCCGGCGGCGAGCAAGAGCGCTGCCAAGCCACTGGCAAAGGCGCCTGCCAAAGCTACGGCGAAAACCGCGGCGGCTAAACCAGCAGCGAAAACCGCTGCTGCTAAGCCTGCAGCCAAACCAGCAGCGGCTAAAGCTACAGCGGCCAAACCTGCCGCAAAACCTGCAGCAGCGAAGAAGCCTGCCGTTAAAAAGGCGCCGGCCAAGTCAGCCGCTAAACCAGCCGCACCAGCGGCCAGCGCACCTGCTGCTACTGCTGCCCCAGCTCCGGCCGCCGCCCCGGCCAACAACACTGCGTCGGCACCGGTGAACGCCACTCCAGTAGCGTGA
- a CDS encoding gamma-butyrobetaine hydroxylase-like domain-containing protein, whose translation MARMPTAINLHKASKTLSLTYAPDDVYHLSAEFLRVHSPSAEVQGHGNPILQFGKLNVGLSGLEPAGQYALKLTFDDGHDSGLFTWEYLEQLCLRQQQLWAEYLDELHKAGKSRDPAESVVKFML comes from the coding sequence ATGGCCCGCATGCCCACCGCCATCAACCTGCACAAAGCCTCCAAGACCCTCAGCCTCACCTACGCCCCTGACGACGTCTACCACTTGAGCGCCGAGTTTCTGCGCGTTCATTCGCCTTCCGCCGAGGTCCAGGGCCACGGCAATCCCATCCTGCAATTCGGCAAATTGAACGTCGGCCTTAGCGGCCTGGAACCGGCTGGCCAATATGCACTGAAACTGACCTTCGACGACGGTCATGACAGCGGCCTGTTCACTTGGGAGTACCTCGAACAGCTATGCCTTCGTCAGCAACAGCTATGGGCCGAATATCTCGATGAACTGCACAAAGCCGGCAAATCCCGCGATCCCGCCGAATCGGTTGTGAAATTCATGCTCTAG
- a CDS encoding phasin family protein translates to MAKVTVKKKQDAPSTLGEVRGYARKIWLAGIGAYARVGQEGSDYFQELVKAGEGVEKRGKKRIDQELDAANSQIDEASEEVNRVRGKVEIQLDKIEKAFDARVGRALNRLGIPSKHDVEALSIKLEQLHELLERVAHKP, encoded by the coding sequence ATGGCTAAAGTGACTGTGAAGAAAAAACAAGACGCCCCAAGCACCTTGGGCGAAGTTCGCGGCTACGCGCGCAAGATCTGGCTGGCGGGCATCGGCGCTTATGCGCGGGTGGGCCAGGAAGGCTCCGACTACTTTCAGGAACTGGTGAAGGCCGGCGAAGGCGTCGAAAAGCGTGGCAAGAAACGCATCGATCAAGAGCTCGATGCTGCCAACTCCCAGATCGATGAAGCCAGCGAAGAGGTCAATCGCGTACGCGGCAAGGTCGAAATTCAACTCGACAAGATCGAAAAAGCTTTCGACGCACGGGTAGGCCGCGCCTTGAATCGCCTTGGCATTCCGTCTAAACATGACGTTGAGGCGTTGTCCATCAAGCTTGAACAGCTGCATGAGCTGCTCGAGCGCGTCGCGCACAAACCATAA
- the phaZ gene encoding poly(3-hydroxyalkanoate) depolymerase, with amino-acid sequence MPQPYIFRTVELDDQSIRTAVRPGKPHLTPLLIFNGIGANLELVFPFIEALDPDLEVIAFDVPGVGGSSTPRHPYRFPGLAKLTARMLDYLDYGQVNVIGVSWGGALAQQFAHDYPERCKKLVLAATAAGAVMVPGKPKVLWMMASPRRYVQPSHVIRIAPMIYGGAFRRDPELALHHAAKVRSGGKLGYYWQLFAGLGWTSIHWLHKIQQPTLVLAGDDDPLIPLVNMRLLAWRIPNAQLHIIDDGHLFLITRAEAVAPIIMKFLQQERQRAVMHPSPAPGG; translated from the coding sequence ATGCCGCAACCCTACATCTTCCGCACCGTCGAGCTGGACGACCAATCGATCCGAACCGCGGTGCGCCCAGGCAAGCCCCACCTGACGCCGCTGCTGATATTCAACGGCATTGGTGCGAACCTGGAGCTGGTGTTCCCCTTTATCGAGGCACTGGACCCGGACCTGGAAGTCATCGCTTTCGACGTCCCTGGCGTAGGAGGCTCGTCCACCCCGCGCCATCCGTATCGTTTTCCGGGCCTGGCCAAGCTGACCGCACGCATGCTCGACTACCTGGACTATGGCCAGGTCAACGTCATTGGCGTGTCGTGGGGCGGTGCCCTGGCCCAGCAGTTCGCCCATGATTACCCCGAGCGCTGCAAGAAGCTGGTGCTGGCGGCTACCGCTGCCGGGGCGGTGATGGTGCCGGGCAAGCCCAAGGTGCTATGGATGATGGCCAGCCCTAGACGCTACGTGCAGCCATCGCACGTCATCCGTATCGCGCCCATGATTTATGGCGGCGCCTTTCGCCGCGACCCGGAGCTGGCCCTGCACCACGCCGCAAAGGTGCGCTCAGGCGGCAAGCTGGGCTATTACTGGCAACTGTTCGCAGGGCTTGGCTGGACCAGCATCCATTGGCTGCACAAGATCCAGCAGCCGACCCTGGTGCTGGCCGGTGACGACGACCCGCTGATCCCATTGGTGAACATGCGCCTGCTGGCCTGGCGAATTCCCAATGCCCAGCTACATATTATCGACGACGGTCATCTGTTCCTTATTACGCGGGCCGAGGCCGTCGCCCCCATCATCATGAAGTTTCTCCAGCAAGAGCGTCAGCGCGCGGTCATGCACCCCAGCCCGGCCCCTGGTGGCTGA
- the hslU gene encoding ATP-dependent protease ATPase subunit HslU, producing MSMTPREIVHELNRHIIGQDDAKRAVAIALRNRWRRMQLPAELRAEVTPKNILMIGPTGVGKTEIARRLAKLANAPFLKVEATKFTEVGYVGRDVESIIRDLADAALKMLREQEIVRVRHRAEDAAEDRILDALLPQARVTSFSEEAAQTSSDTNTRQLFRKRLREGQLDDKEIEIEVAENMGVEIAAPPGMEEMTNQLQSLFANMGKGKRKTRKLKVKDALKMVRDEEASRLVNEEELKAKALEAVEQHGIVFIDEIDKVAKRGNVGGADVSREGVQRDLLPLIEGCTVNTKLGMVKTDHILFIASGAFHLSKPSDLVPELQGRLPIRVELKALTPEDFERILQEPHASLTEQYSALLKTEGLNIEFAADGIKRLAEIAYQVNEKTENIGARRLHTLLERLLEEVSFSAGDLASSHEEAPIRIDAAYVNGHLGELAQNEDLSRYIL from the coding sequence ATGTCCATGACCCCCCGCGAAATCGTCCACGAACTGAACCGCCACATCATCGGCCAGGACGACGCCAAGCGCGCCGTAGCCATCGCCCTGCGCAACCGCTGGCGCCGGATGCAGCTGCCTGCCGAGCTGCGTGCCGAAGTGACGCCCAAGAACATTCTGATGATCGGCCCAACCGGCGTCGGCAAAACCGAAATCGCCCGGCGTCTGGCCAAGCTGGCCAACGCGCCGTTCCTCAAGGTCGAAGCGACCAAGTTCACCGAGGTAGGCTACGTTGGCCGCGATGTCGAGTCGATCATCCGCGACCTGGCCGATGCTGCATTGAAGATGCTGCGCGAGCAGGAAATCGTTCGGGTACGCCACCGCGCTGAGGACGCCGCCGAAGACCGCATCCTCGACGCCCTGCTGCCCCAGGCCCGCGTCACCAGCTTCAGCGAGGAAGCAGCGCAGACCAGCAGCGATACCAATACCCGCCAGCTGTTCCGCAAGCGCCTGCGCGAAGGGCAACTGGACGACAAGGAAATCGAGATCGAAGTTGCCGAGAACATGGGCGTCGAAATTGCGGCGCCACCCGGCATGGAAGAGATGACCAACCAGCTGCAGAGCCTGTTCGCCAACATGGGCAAGGGCAAGCGCAAGACCCGCAAGCTGAAGGTCAAGGACGCACTGAAGATGGTGCGCGACGAGGAAGCCAGCCGCCTGGTCAATGAAGAAGAACTCAAGGCCAAGGCCCTGGAAGCGGTCGAGCAGCACGGCATCGTGTTCATCGATGAAATCGACAAGGTGGCCAAGCGTGGCAACGTCGGCGGCGCTGATGTATCCCGCGAAGGCGTACAACGCGACCTGCTGCCACTGATCGAAGGCTGCACAGTGAACACCAAGCTGGGCATGGTCAAAACCGACCATATCCTGTTCATCGCCTCCGGTGCGTTCCACCTGAGCAAGCCGAGCGACCTGGTGCCGGAGCTGCAAGGCCGCCTGCCGATCCGTGTCGAACTCAAGGCACTGACCCCAGAGGACTTCGAGCGCATTCTGCAAGAGCCCCATGCCTCGCTGACCGAGCAGTACAGTGCCCTGCTCAAGACCGAGGGCTTGAACATCGAGTTCGCCGCCGACGGTATCAAGCGCTTGGCCGAGATTGCCTATCAGGTCAACGAAAAGACCGAAAACATCGGCGCCCGCCGCCTGCACACCCTGCTCGAGCGCCTGCTCGAAGAGGTGTCGTTCAGTGCTGGTGACCTGGCCAGTTCCCATGAAGAAGCACCGATCCGTATCGATGCTGCGTATGTAAACGGCCACTTGGGTGAACTGGCGCAGAACGAGGACCTGTCGCGCTACATCCTGTAA
- the phaC gene encoding class II poly(R)-hydroxyalkanoic acid synthase, which produces MKEKPARGTSSLPATRMNAQNAILGLRGRDLISTLRNVGRHGLGNPLHTARHLLALGGQLGRVMLGDTPYQPNPRDARFSDPTWSQNPFYRRGLQAYLAWQKQTRLWIEESHLDEDDRARAHFLFNLINDALAPSNSLLNPLAVKELFNTGGQSLVRGVAHLLDDLRHNDGLPRQVDERAFEVGGNLAATPGAVVFRNPLLELIQYKPMSEKQHTRPVLVVPPQINKYYIFDLQPHNSFVQYMLKNGLQVFMVSWRNPDPRHREWGLSSYVEALEQALNVCRSISGNRDPNLMGACAGGLTMAALQGHLQAKRQLRRVRSATYLVSLLESKFDSPASLFADEQTIEAAKRRSYQRGVLDGGEVARIFAWMRPNDLIWSYWVNNYLLGKTPPAFDILYWNADSTRLPAALHGDLLDFFKLNPLIHAKGLEVCGTAIDLKQVDLDSFTVAGSNDHITPWDAVYRSAMLLGGDRQFVLANSGHIQSIINPPGNPKAYYLENPRLSSDPRAWFHDAQRREGSWWPLWLEWITRRSGPLKAPRAELGNATYPPLGPAPGTYVLTR; this is translated from the coding sequence ATGAAAGAAAAGCCGGCCAGAGGAACGTCATCGCTGCCCGCCACCCGCATGAACGCACAGAACGCCATCCTTGGCCTGCGCGGTCGCGACCTGATTTCCACCTTGCGCAACGTTGGCCGCCATGGCCTGGGCAACCCGCTGCATACTGCCCGCCATCTGCTGGCCCTGGGTGGCCAGCTGGGGCGGGTGATGCTCGGTGACACGCCTTACCAGCCAAACCCGCGCGATGCGCGGTTCAGCGACCCGACATGGAGTCAGAACCCGTTCTACCGGCGCGGCCTTCAGGCCTACCTGGCCTGGCAGAAACAGACCCGCCTGTGGATCGAAGAAAGCCATCTGGACGAGGATGACCGAGCCCGTGCGCATTTTCTGTTCAACCTGATCAACGACGCCCTGGCACCGAGTAATTCGCTGCTCAATCCACTGGCGGTCAAGGAGTTGTTCAACACCGGCGGGCAAAGCCTGGTGCGTGGCGTGGCCCATCTGCTCGACGACCTTCGCCACAATGACGGCCTGCCCCGCCAAGTGGATGAGCGCGCCTTCGAAGTAGGCGGCAACCTCGCCGCCACCCCGGGTGCCGTGGTGTTTCGCAACCCGTTGCTAGAGTTGATCCAGTACAAGCCAATGAGCGAGAAGCAACACACGCGCCCCGTGCTGGTGGTGCCACCCCAGATCAACAAGTACTACATCTTCGACCTGCAGCCGCACAACAGCTTCGTCCAGTACATGCTCAAGAACGGCCTGCAGGTGTTCATGGTCAGCTGGCGCAATCCCGACCCGCGCCACCGTGAATGGGGCCTGTCGAGCTACGTGGAGGCCTTGGAGCAAGCGCTCAATGTTTGCCGCAGCATCAGCGGCAACCGTGACCCCAACCTGATGGGTGCCTGTGCTGGGGGCCTGACCATGGCCGCACTGCAGGGCCACCTGCAAGCCAAGCGGCAACTGCGCCGGGTACGCAGCGCCACCTACCTGGTCAGCCTGCTGGAAAGTAAATTCGACAGCCCAGCCAGCCTTTTCGCCGACGAGCAGACCATCGAGGCAGCCAAGCGTCGCTCGTACCAACGCGGCGTGCTCGATGGCGGGGAAGTGGCCCGGATCTTTGCGTGGATGCGGCCCAACGACTTGATCTGGAGCTACTGGGTCAATAACTACCTACTGGGCAAGACTCCACCGGCATTCGACATCCTGTACTGGAACGCCGACAGCACCCGCCTACCGGCCGCCTTGCATGGCGACCTGCTGGATTTCTTCAAGCTCAATCCGCTTATCCACGCAAAAGGCCTTGAGGTGTGCGGTACAGCGATCGACCTCAAGCAGGTCGACCTCGACAGCTTCACCGTGGCCGGCAGCAACGATCACATCACACCCTGGGATGCGGTGTACCGCTCGGCCATGCTGCTTGGTGGCGACCGGCAGTTCGTGCTGGCCAACAGCGGGCATATCCAGAGCATCATCAACCCGCCCGGCAACCCCAAGGCCTATTACCTGGAAAACCCCAGGCTCTCCAGTGACCCGCGCGCGTGGTTCCATGACGCACAGCGGCGCGAGGGCAGTTGGTGGCCGCTGTGGCTGGAGTGGATCACCCGGCGTTCCGGCCCGCTCAAAGCCCCCCGCGCCGAGCTGGGCAATGCAACCTATCCACCGCTGGGCCCTGCGCCGGGCACCTATGTCCTGACCCGATGA